The Hymenobacter sp. GOD-10R genome includes a window with the following:
- a CDS encoding ABC-F family ATP-binding cassette domain-containing protein has protein sequence MISITDLDFHFGSRTLYDKASLHIKPKDKIGLIGLNGRGKSTLLRILVGEYKPDGGSISMSKEVTLGFLNQDLLSYDSHESILVVAMQAFEEALRLQKQIDEILLKFETDYTDDLVDKLADLQERFEALGGYTMQARAEEILEGLGFTTEELQRPLKLFSGGWRMRVMLAKILLQQPSLLLLDEPTNHLDLPSIKWIENYLAGYEGAVIIVSHDREFLDRTTNTTVEVTGGKLVPYAGNYSFYLEEKEERNLIQKGAFENQQAQIKQAERFIERFKAKASKAKQAQSRMKMLDKLERIDDVAGDDARVNIKFNFTVQPGRHILRMEHVGKKYGEKIIFRDTHVHIERGDKIALIGANGKGKSTLMRLVAGQESPSNGNHQLGHNVIMAFYAQHQLESLNVDNEIIQEMNEAGSRRNEMELRSVLGSFLFTGEEVYKKIKVLSGGEKSRVALAKTLISEANFLLLDEPTNHLDMQSVNILIQALEQYEGTYIVISHDRFFVENVANKIWFIEDYQLKEYPGTYEEYEMWQEDREKAAKKAALTAPAPTKAAAPKPAETAKPASSNGSSKNNRELQEVETRITKLEKELAQYEAQLADPTTYNNASQLKDATLKFEQVKKELAAQTKRWEELV, from the coding sequence ATGATTTCCATTACCGATCTAGACTTCCATTTTGGCTCGCGTACGCTCTACGACAAAGCCAGTCTCCACATAAAGCCCAAAGACAAAATCGGCCTGATCGGGCTGAACGGTCGGGGCAAATCCACGCTGCTGCGCATCTTGGTGGGCGAGTACAAGCCCGACGGTGGCAGCATCTCCATGAGCAAAGAGGTAACTCTCGGTTTCCTAAACCAGGACTTGCTCAGCTACGACTCCCACGAGTCGATTTTGGTGGTGGCCATGCAGGCGTTTGAAGAAGCTCTGCGCCTTCAAAAGCAGATCGACGAGATCCTGCTGAAGTTTGAAACTGACTACACTGACGACCTCGTCGACAAGCTGGCCGACTTGCAGGAGCGGTTCGAAGCCCTAGGTGGCTATACCATGCAAGCCCGCGCCGAAGAGATTCTGGAAGGCCTAGGTTTCACAACCGAAGAGCTCCAGAGGCCCTTGAAGCTGTTCTCGGGGGGCTGGCGCATGCGCGTGATGTTGGCCAAGATTCTGCTGCAGCAACCCTCGCTGCTGCTCCTCGACGAGCCCACCAACCACTTGGACTTGCCCAGTATCAAGTGGATCGAGAACTACCTGGCCGGCTACGAAGGCGCCGTGATCATCGTGAGCCACGACCGGGAGTTCTTGGACCGCACCACCAACACCACCGTGGAAGTGACCGGCGGCAAGCTGGTGCCCTACGCCGGCAACTACAGCTTCTACCTCGAGGAGAAAGAAGAGCGCAACCTGATTCAGAAAGGCGCCTTCGAAAACCAGCAAGCTCAGATCAAGCAGGCCGAGCGTTTTATTGAGCGTTTCAAAGCCAAAGCTAGTAAAGCCAAGCAGGCTCAGAGCCGCATGAAGATGCTGGACAAGCTAGAGCGCATTGACGACGTAGCCGGCGACGATGCCCGTGTGAACATCAAGTTCAACTTTACGGTGCAGCCCGGCCGTCACATCTTGCGCATGGAGCACGTGGGCAAGAAATACGGCGAAAAGATCATCTTCCGCGATACACACGTGCACATCGAGCGGGGCGACAAAATCGCGCTGATTGGTGCCAACGGTAAGGGCAAATCGACGCTCATGCGCCTGGTAGCCGGGCAGGAGTCGCCCTCCAACGGTAACCACCAGCTTGGCCACAACGTGATTATGGCCTTCTACGCCCAGCACCAGCTGGAGTCGTTGAACGTGGATAACGAGATTATTCAGGAGATGAACGAGGCCGGCTCGCGCCGCAACGAGATGGAACTGCGTTCGGTGCTAGGTTCCTTCCTGTTCACGGGAGAAGAGGTGTACAAGAAAATCAAGGTGCTATCGGGTGGTGAGAAAAGCCGCGTGGCCCTAGCCAAAACCCTGATTTCGGAAGCCAACTTCCTGCTCCTCGACGAACCGACCAACCACTTGGACATGCAGTCGGTGAACATCCTGATCCAAGCGCTGGAGCAGTACGAAGGCACCTACATCGTCATCAGCCACGACCGTTTCTTCGTGGAGAACGTGGCCAACAAGATCTGGTTCATCGAAGATTACCAGTTGAAGGAGTACCCCGGCACCTACGAGGAGTACGAGATGTGGCAGGAAGATCGGGAGAAAGCTGCCAAGAAAGCTGCTCTCACTGCGCCCGCCCCAACCAAAGCCGCTGCTCCCAAACCCGCCGAGACGGCCAAGCCAGCTAGCAGCAATGGGAGTTCGAAGAACAATCGGGAATTGCAGGAGGTAGAAACTCGCATCACCAAGCTAGAGAAAGAGCTAGCGCAGTACGAAGCGCAACTCGCCGATCCTACCACGTATAACAACGCATCCCAATTAAAAGACGCGACGCTGAAGTTTGAGCAAGTCAAAAAAGAGCTAGCCGCCCAGACAAAGCGCTG